The following proteins are co-located in the Vigna angularis cultivar LongXiaoDou No.4 chromosome 2, ASM1680809v1, whole genome shotgun sequence genome:
- the LOC108328803 gene encoding small polypeptide DEVIL 3, with protein sequence MSRDSTRASKKKVSCRRLGGYLKEQKGRLYIIRRCVVMLLCWHD encoded by the coding sequence ATGAGCAGAGATTCCACGAGGGCTTCAAAGAAGAAGGTTTCATGCAGAAGGCTTGGAGGGTACCTCAAAGAGCAAAAAGGAAGACTATACATAATCAGAAGATGTGTAGTCATGCTACTCTGCTGGCATGACTAG